AGCATATCCAGAATATCCACGAACTGCATCATCGGCTCAAAAAGCAGCTCTTTCAGAAGCTGGAAGTCGCGATGGTAGCCGCTGGGCAGGTTGTTCACGCACAGCGTGATGGTGTTGGGCAACGCCTGTAAAGCATTGCAACGGGCCCGCACCAGCTCAAATACATCTGGGTTTTTCTTGTGGGGCATGATGCTGGAGCCCGTGGTGAAGGCGGGGGGCAATTCTACAAACGCCAGATCCTGACTGTTGTAGAGCACTAAGTCATACGCCATTTTGGAAAGCGTAGCCCCCACACCGGCCAGCGCAAAAGCTACCGTTTTCTCGGTTTTGCCGCGTAGCATCTGCGCGCCCACGGCGCTAACCGCTAAGTGGCCAAAGCCCATTTGCTGAGTTGTCAGCTGCCGATCTATCGGGAAACTGCTGCCAAAACCGGCCCCAGAACCGAGTGGATTCTGATCGGCGACAGTGTGCGCGGCTTCAAACAGCGCAATATCCAGCAACAAATGCTCGGCGTAGGCGGAGAACCACAAGCCGAAGCTGCTGGGCATAGCGGCCTGAAAATGCGTGTATCCGGGCATTAAATCGGCCTGGTGGGCCTCAGCCTTTTGCAGCAGAATATCCACCAGCGCCATGATTTTAGCGGCAGTTTGCTCCGTGTAGTCTTTCAGGAAAAGCTGAATAGCAGTCAGCACCTGGTCGTTGCGGGAGCGGGCGGTATGAATCTTCTTGCCAGCATCACCGAACTTCTCCGTTAGGTAGAATTCGATTTTCGAATGAACGTCTTCAAAGCTATCCTCGATGACGAAGCTTCCGGCCGCAATTTCCGCTTCCAATTCATTGAGGCCCTGAACTAACTGGTCTTTTTCCTCGACGGAAATCAGTCCAACCTGCGCCAGCATTACGGCCTGCGCCTTGGAAGCCAGTACGTCGAAATGAGCCAGGTACATATCCAGCTCCCGATCTTTACCGACGGTGAACCGCTCTATTTTTTCGTCAACAGCTATACCCTTTTCCCAGATTTTCATGTCTTAAAAACTAAAGCCTTCCAGCAATTCGATGTAGCCCTTAATGCCGGCTCTCACCTCGCTAAGGTAAATGTATTCGTCGGGGGTATGGGAGCGGGCCGAATCGCCGGGACCCACTTTGATCGTGTCAAACGGCATAACTGCTTGATCAGAAAGCGTGGCGGACCCAAATAGCTTACGGCCCAAATTTGCCCCCCGC
The window above is part of the Hymenobacter radiodurans genome. Proteins encoded here:
- the argH gene encoding argininosuccinate lyase, which translates into the protein MKIWEKGIAVDEKIERFTVGKDRELDMYLAHFDVLASKAQAVMLAQVGLISVEEKDQLVQGLNELEAEIAAGSFVIEDSFEDVHSKIEFYLTEKFGDAGKKIHTARSRNDQVLTAIQLFLKDYTEQTAAKIMALVDILLQKAEAHQADLMPGYTHFQAAMPSSFGLWFSAYAEHLLLDIALFEAAHTVADQNPLGSGAGFGSSFPIDRQLTTQQMGFGHLAVSAVGAQMLRGKTEKTVAFALAGVGATLSKMAYDLVLYNSQDLAFVELPPAFTTGSSIMPHKKNPDVFELVRARCNALQALPNTITLCVNNLPSGYHRDFQLLKELLFEPMMQFVDILDMLLFALPQLKIKPDLLNQAKYDGVFSVENINQLIQAGVPFREAYQQVGRAVNDGSYVPHRDFTTTHLGSVHNLGLAEIRAKAEQVQQRNAVLQRPQRGA